The Comamonas testosteroni genome contains the following window.
AGCGGCACAGGGTGCCTTATCTCAGCGGCTTTGCGCTGCGGCCCGGCACAGGCGTTCCACGGCCTGCGCGATCTGCGGCACCTCGGGCGCGGCAAACGACATGCGCAGCGTGTGCAGGTCGGGGTCGGCCGGATAGAAGGCCTTGCCTGGCACATAGACCACGCCCTGGGCCACGGCGGCGTCGAAGAGCTTCTGCGGGTCGATGCGGTGGTCCAGCTCGGCCCAGACGAACATGCCGCCCGTGGGGCGCGAGCAGCGTATGCCGCTGTCCGGCGCCGCGTCCAGGCCCTGGACCAGTGCCAGCATGCGGCGCTGGTATTCCTGGCGCGCGCGCTGCACGGTGGCCGGGTAGCGGCCGCTGGCCAGATAGCAGGCGGCCACCGACTGCGTCAGCGGCGAGGTGCACAGGTCGGCTGTCTGCTTGGCCACCGTGCAGCGGCGCAGCAGCGGCGCGTCGGCCAGCATCCAGCCCACGCGCAGCGCGGGGGCCACGGTCTTGGACAGGCTGGACAGATAGATGACGGGGTTGGTGCCGGGCCCGGCCAGGCGCTCGCCCGCGGCGCGCACAGTGCCTGGCATGGCCTGGGGGACGTCGCCGGGCTCGTCGAAGCGCAGCTCGCCATAGGGATCGTCCTCGACTACCCAGAAGCCGTGCTGCCTGGCCAGTTGCACCAGGGTTTCGCGGCGCTCCTGCGCCAGCAGCGTGCCACGCGGGTTGGAGAAGTTCGGCACGGTGTAGAGCAGCTTGGGGCGCTGGTCGGCGGGCAGCGCGGCCAGCACATCGGCCAGGGCTTCGGTCTGCAGGCCTTGTTCGTCCATGGGGATGGGCAGGATGCGTGCCTGCGCCAGGCGCAGGGCCTGCAGCGTGGCGGGATAGGCCGGCACCTCGACCAGCACCGTGTCGCCGGGCTCCACGAGCACGCGCACCAGCAGGTCAAAGGCCTGCTGCGATCCGGTGGTCACGAGGATGTCGGCGGCCGTCGCCTGCATGCCGCGCTCGTGCGCCTGCTGCGCCAGGGCCTCGCGCAGCTCGCCCATGCCTTCGGTGGCGCCATATTGCAGCGCGCCCGGGCCCTGGGCCATGGCCTGCGCAGCGGCCAGGGCCAGGCCCTCGGCATCGAAGAGGCTGGGCGATGGATAGCCGCCGGCCAGCGAGATCATGCAGGGACGCGAGAGATAGGGAAACAGCTCGCGTATCGGAGATCCCGCAGGCTCGGCAAACACGGCGGCAAAGGGAGCCAGTGCGCTGTCCTGACTCATGCCGCAGCTCCCGCCAGCATCCCGAGAACCTGGGCCCTGGATTGCTGCTCGGAGGCCTCGTACAAGGCGATTTCGTCATGCACGCTTGCGCCCAGCGCGTTCTCGAAGACCTGCTGCGCGGCATGGGCCTGGTATTGCTTTTGCTCCTCGCCGCCGAGGTTGGACTGGAAGATGCCGGCCGCGCTCACGGGCAGAAAATCCTCATAGGTAATCGGCTCGGCCTGCACCAGTCCCTTGCCGATCAGCGCTTCCAGGTCTGCCTCGGCAGCGTCCTGGGGCAACTGGGCCTGAGCCTGTTCGGTCAGGCGGTAGCGGTAGAAAGCCAGGCCCTGGCGGCGCAATTGCTCGTGCGTGTCTGGAAACTGCGTGAAGACCTGTTGCAGGCGGTGTGCATAGTCGGGCGCGGCGCTGCCCGCGCTGTCTATGCCGCGCACCAGGCCCAGGAGCTCGTCGTACAGGGCGCGGCCCTTGCGTGTCAGCGCTACGCCGCGCTGCTCGATCTCGCCAAAGCGGGCGGTATGGGCGCCGGCACTGTCCGCGTTGGCGTCGGCATCGGTAAAGCGCACGGCCTCCTTGAGCGCCTTGAAGCTGGTCTGGCGCAGCAAGATAGGGCAGGCGCGCTGTGGCGGGCCTTCGACCACGTCCTTGGCATCCATGCCGCGCGTGGGCATATCGGCCTGGGCCATGTCTATGTCCAGCGTGCGTGGCGTCAGATGGTTGATGTGCGGGCCCTTGAAGCACACCACATCGGCGACCAGGCGGTGGGCTTTTTGCAGGGCGTTGTAGGTGGCGGCGTCCACGGTGGCATCGCTGTGCCAGCGGAAGGTCTCCAGGGTCTGCTGCACAAAGGCGTCTGCGTCGCTGCTGTCCAGGCCTCCGTCACGCTCGGCCTGGGCAATGAGCTCCAGCGCGCGCGGCGTGAAGATGCGACGGCGCTGGAGGATTTCGGCAGCCTGCGCGCGCAGTGCCTCATCGGCAATCAGCTCCAGGCGCAGCAGCGAGGTGAAGACGCGAAACGGGTTGGCCAGCAGCGCCTCGTCGTGTACGGGGCGAAAGGCCGTGGAGTGCACGGGAACGCCGGCCACCGAGAGGTCGTAATAGCCCACGGGCTCCATGCCCATCACGGCGAACAGGCGGCGCAGCGTGGCCAGTTCCTCGGCCGTGCCCACGCGGATGGCGCCATGGCGCTCCACATCCAGGCGCTCGAGCTCGCCGCTTTTGCTCATGCGCTGGCGCAACTCGGGGTCGGCCTGCAGGGCCAGGGCGTTGATATCGGCCACCAGGTCGATCAGGGTCCCGTACTGGGGCACTTCCTTGCGATACATCTCGGACATGGCCCGCGAGAAGCGCGTGCGGATCTCGTTGGAGGAGACAAAACGGGCAGCGGTGGAGGAGGCGTGGGGCGTGGCGCTCATGACGAAACAGAAGGGTCTTGGGTTCGTGGGATGGCTACGCCGCTGGCGTGGCCGCAGGAATATCCAGGATGTTGTGCGCCGTCATGACTTTGGTCAAACGATAATCCTGCCTTCAGGTCATACCTAAATGGAATGAACCTGCTGGCAGTCCCACACTTACCGGTTCCTTCCATGCAGCTATCCCGTCGCTTTCTGCCCCCCATGTCCCTGCTCTGCGCCTTCGAGGCCTCGGCGCGGCATCAGAGCTTTACTGCGGCCGCCGCCGAGCTGCATCTCACGCAAAGCGCCGTCAGCCGCCAGATCCGCGCGCTGGAGGAGCGGCTGGGCACGGAGCTGTTCGTGCGCGAGCGCCAGACCGTGCGCCTGAGCGCTGCGGGCCAGGCCTATGCGCAGGAGATCCGCGCCGCCCTTGCGCGCATCTCCAATGCCACGCTGGGCTTTCGCACCAATCCGCAGGGCGGGAGCCTGAACCTGGCGATCCTGCCGACCTTCGGCACGCGCTGGCTGGCGCCGCGGCTGCCGCAGTTCTTCAGCGCCCATCCTGGCATCACCATCAATCTGACGACGCGGCTTTCGCAGTTCGATTTCCAGCTCGAAGCCGTGGATGCAGCCATTCATTTCGGTCTGCCGAACTGGCCGGGCGCGGAGCTGGAGTTTCTGATGAGCGAGACCGTGGTGCCGGCCTGCAGTCCCGATGTGGCGGCCCGCCATGGTTTTGCCCGGCCACAGGATCTGCTGCGCGCGCCACTGCTGCATCTGGCGTCGCGTCCCGACGCATGGCAGCGCTGGTTCGGCAGCCAGGGTTGCCAGGGCGGCGATATGCAGGGCATGCTGTTCGATCAGTT
Protein-coding sequences here:
- a CDS encoding PLP-dependent aminotransferase family protein → MSQDSALAPFAAVFAEPAGSPIRELFPYLSRPCMISLAGGYPSPSLFDAEGLALAAAQAMAQGPGALQYGATEGMGELREALAQQAHERGMQATAADILVTTGSQQAFDLLVRVLVEPGDTVLVEVPAYPATLQALRLAQARILPIPMDEQGLQTEALADVLAALPADQRPKLLYTVPNFSNPRGTLLAQERRETLVQLARQHGFWVVEDDPYGELRFDEPGDVPQAMPGTVRAAGERLAGPGTNPVIYLSSLSKTVAPALRVGWMLADAPLLRRCTVAKQTADLCTSPLTQSVAACYLASGRYPATVQRARQEYQRRMLALVQGLDAAPDSGIRCSRPTGGMFVWAELDHRIDPQKLFDAAVAQGVVYVPGKAFYPADPDLHTLRMSFAAPEVPQIAQAVERLCRAAAQSR
- a CDS encoding VOC family protein; the protein is MSATPHASSTAARFVSSNEIRTRFSRAMSEMYRKEVPQYGTLIDLVADINALALQADPELRQRMSKSGELERLDVERHGAIRVGTAEELATLRRLFAVMGMEPVGYYDLSVAGVPVHSTAFRPVHDEALLANPFRVFTSLLRLELIADEALRAQAAEILQRRRIFTPRALELIAQAERDGGLDSSDADAFVQQTLETFRWHSDATVDAATYNALQKAHRLVADVVCFKGPHINHLTPRTLDIDMAQADMPTRGMDAKDVVEGPPQRACPILLRQTSFKALKEAVRFTDADANADSAGAHTARFGEIEQRGVALTRKGRALYDELLGLVRGIDSAGSAAPDYAHRLQQVFTQFPDTHEQLRRQGLAFYRYRLTEQAQAQLPQDAAEADLEALIGKGLVQAEPITYEDFLPVSAAGIFQSNLGGEEQKQYQAHAAQQVFENALGASVHDEIALYEASEQQSRAQVLGMLAGAAA
- a CDS encoding LysR family transcriptional regulator, which encodes MQLSRRFLPPMSLLCAFEASARHQSFTAAAAELHLTQSAVSRQIRALEERLGTELFVRERQTVRLSAAGQAYAQEIRAALARISNATLGFRTNPQGGSLNLAILPTFGTRWLAPRLPQFFSAHPGITINLTTRLSQFDFQLEAVDAAIHFGLPNWPGAELEFLMSETVVPACSPDVAARHGFARPQDLLRAPLLHLASRPDAWQRWFGSQGCQGGDMQGMLFDQFATAAQAAIAGVGVALLPKFLILRELQAGDLVQALPQLPEVQSAERYYLAWPTSRSAYPPLQAFQGWLKQVAQEFASSAPL